In Lacerta agilis isolate rLacAgi1 chromosome 1, rLacAgi1.pri, whole genome shotgun sequence, the following proteins share a genomic window:
- the LOC117052659 gene encoding glycine N-acyltransferase-like protein 3 isoform X3, which yields MLVLVNKNELQVLKKELRSCFPESLKVHGAVLNVCRGNAFHQEILVDSWPSFRVVIARLQREKVPSEMNYFTQSCAVFYKDLDAYEKLVEDSDAIDWKQEFLLQGLQDGVYQTSQNLAAAKHFSAKLVTRTQVFVVQKPLNLSSSTPTSGSELKLSSLNTTHAPLLNETWSVGGNELSLCYLTQLIDCFPSSCLLDAGGCPISWVLLDQFGCLTHAYTMPAHRGKGYIQLVIAALGRKLQSLNYPVYGDVLENNTSMQRALQCLEANFTSCFLSYDLHTPISLL from the exons ATGCTGGTGTTAGTCAACAAGAATGAGCTTCAAGTGCTGAAGAAAGAGCTGAGGAGCTGCTTCCCTGAATCTCTAAAG GTCCATGGGGCTGTGCTGAACGTGTGTCGGGGAAACGCTTTCCATCAGGAGATACTGGTAGATTCCTGGCCCAGCTTCCGAGTGGTCATTGCACGGCTCCAGAGAGAG AAAGTGCCTTCAGAAATGAACTATTTTACCCAATCTTGTGCAGTTTTCTATAAGGACCTGGATGCCTATGAGAAATTGGTGGAAGATTCTGATGCCATTGATTGGAAACAAGAATTCTTACTTCAGG GTCTGCAGGATGGTGTGTATCAGACATCTCAAAACCTAGCAGCTGCCAAGCATTTCTCCGCAAAGCTGGTGACTCGGACCCAGGTTTTTGTTGTGCAGAAACCCTTGAATTTGTCTTCTTCCACACCCAC gTCAGGATCAGAGCTGAAACTCTCATCACTCAACACCACTCATGCTCCCCTGCTGAATGAGACCTGGAGTGTAGGCGGCAATGAGCTGAGTCTCTGCTATCTGACTCAGCTAATTGACTGCTTCCCTAGTAGTTGCCTTCTGGATGCTGGAGGATGTCCTATCTCTTGGGTCCTGCTGGATCAATTTGGGTGCCTGACCCATGCTTACACCATGCCAGCGCACCGTGGCAAAGGCTACATTCAGCTGGTGATAGCAGCACTAGGCAGGAAGCTACAGAGCCTCAATTACCCAGTCTATGGTGATGTCCTGGAAAACAACACATCAATGCAGAGAGCCCTACAATGCCTTGAAGCCAACTTTACTAGTTGCTTTCTATCCTATGACCTGCATACACCCATTTCTCTGCTGTGA
- the LOC117052659 gene encoding glycine N-acyltransferase-like protein 3 isoform X1, with product MTVQTDKRTLALSIVPGREVQGKVTSFHPKHHWSLSSFLEHLQAQPTLRMLVLVNKNELQVLKKELRSCFPESLKVHGAVLNVCRGNAFHQEILVDSWPSFRVVIARLQREKVPSEMNYFTQSCAVFYKDLDAYEKLVEDSDAIDWKQEFLLQGLQDGVYQTSQNLAAAKHFSAKLVTRTQVFVVQKPLNLSSSTPTSGSELKLSSLNTTHAPLLNETWSVGGNELSLCYLTQLIDCFPSSCLLDAGGCPISWVLLDQFGCLTHAYTMPAHRGKGYIQLVIAALGRKLQSLNYPVYGDVLENNTSMQRALQCLEANFTSCFLSYDLHTPISLL from the exons ATGACTGTGCAGACTGACAAGAGGACTCTAGCCCTTTCCATTGTACCTGGCAG GGAAGTACAAGGGAAGGTTACATCCTTTCACCCCAAGCACCATTGGTCTTTGTCTTCATTTCTGGAGCATCTGCAGGCCCAGCCTACTCTGAGGATGCTGGTGTTAGTCAACAAGAATGAGCTTCAAGTGCTGAAGAAAGAGCTGAGGAGCTGCTTCCCTGAATCTCTAAAG GTCCATGGGGCTGTGCTGAACGTGTGTCGGGGAAACGCTTTCCATCAGGAGATACTGGTAGATTCCTGGCCCAGCTTCCGAGTGGTCATTGCACGGCTCCAGAGAGAG AAAGTGCCTTCAGAAATGAACTATTTTACCCAATCTTGTGCAGTTTTCTATAAGGACCTGGATGCCTATGAGAAATTGGTGGAAGATTCTGATGCCATTGATTGGAAACAAGAATTCTTACTTCAGG GTCTGCAGGATGGTGTGTATCAGACATCTCAAAACCTAGCAGCTGCCAAGCATTTCTCCGCAAAGCTGGTGACTCGGACCCAGGTTTTTGTTGTGCAGAAACCCTTGAATTTGTCTTCTTCCACACCCAC gTCAGGATCAGAGCTGAAACTCTCATCACTCAACACCACTCATGCTCCCCTGCTGAATGAGACCTGGAGTGTAGGCGGCAATGAGCTGAGTCTCTGCTATCTGACTCAGCTAATTGACTGCTTCCCTAGTAGTTGCCTTCTGGATGCTGGAGGATGTCCTATCTCTTGGGTCCTGCTGGATCAATTTGGGTGCCTGACCCATGCTTACACCATGCCAGCGCACCGTGGCAAAGGCTACATTCAGCTGGTGATAGCAGCACTAGGCAGGAAGCTACAGAGCCTCAATTACCCAGTCTATGGTGATGTCCTGGAAAACAACACATCAATGCAGAGAGCCCTACAATGCCTTGAAGCCAACTTTACTAGTTGCTTTCTATCCTATGACCTGCATACACCCATTTCTCTGCTGTGA
- the LOC117052659 gene encoding glycine N-acyltransferase-like protein 3 isoform X2 — MTVQTDKRTLALSIVPGREVQGKVTSFHPKHHWSLSSFLEHLQAQPTLRMLVLVNKNELQVLKKELRSCFPESLKKVPSEMNYFTQSCAVFYKDLDAYEKLVEDSDAIDWKQEFLLQGLQDGVYQTSQNLAAAKHFSAKLVTRTQVFVVQKPLNLSSSTPTSGSELKLSSLNTTHAPLLNETWSVGGNELSLCYLTQLIDCFPSSCLLDAGGCPISWVLLDQFGCLTHAYTMPAHRGKGYIQLVIAALGRKLQSLNYPVYGDVLENNTSMQRALQCLEANFTSCFLSYDLHTPISLL, encoded by the exons ATGACTGTGCAGACTGACAAGAGGACTCTAGCCCTTTCCATTGTACCTGGCAG GGAAGTACAAGGGAAGGTTACATCCTTTCACCCCAAGCACCATTGGTCTTTGTCTTCATTTCTGGAGCATCTGCAGGCCCAGCCTACTCTGAGGATGCTGGTGTTAGTCAACAAGAATGAGCTTCAAGTGCTGAAGAAAGAGCTGAGGAGCTGCTTCCCTGAATCTCTAAAG AAAGTGCCTTCAGAAATGAACTATTTTACCCAATCTTGTGCAGTTTTCTATAAGGACCTGGATGCCTATGAGAAATTGGTGGAAGATTCTGATGCCATTGATTGGAAACAAGAATTCTTACTTCAGG GTCTGCAGGATGGTGTGTATCAGACATCTCAAAACCTAGCAGCTGCCAAGCATTTCTCCGCAAAGCTGGTGACTCGGACCCAGGTTTTTGTTGTGCAGAAACCCTTGAATTTGTCTTCTTCCACACCCAC gTCAGGATCAGAGCTGAAACTCTCATCACTCAACACCACTCATGCTCCCCTGCTGAATGAGACCTGGAGTGTAGGCGGCAATGAGCTGAGTCTCTGCTATCTGACTCAGCTAATTGACTGCTTCCCTAGTAGTTGCCTTCTGGATGCTGGAGGATGTCCTATCTCTTGGGTCCTGCTGGATCAATTTGGGTGCCTGACCCATGCTTACACCATGCCAGCGCACCGTGGCAAAGGCTACATTCAGCTGGTGATAGCAGCACTAGGCAGGAAGCTACAGAGCCTCAATTACCCAGTCTATGGTGATGTCCTGGAAAACAACACATCAATGCAGAGAGCCCTACAATGCCTTGAAGCCAACTTTACTAGTTGCTTTCTATCCTATGACCTGCATACACCCATTTCTCTGCTGTGA
- the AIP gene encoding AH receptor-interacting protein: protein MADQVAQLRADGIQKRLVQEGRGPLPDYQDGTKVTFHYRTLLCSPDQRVLDDSHTRGKPMELIIGKKFKLPVWETILHTMREGEVAEFLCDTKHVVLYPMVSKSLRNIAAGKDPLEGQRHCCGIAQMHEHHSLGYPDLDELQQNPQPLIFAIEMLKVEVPGTYRQDPWAMSDDEKVKAVPLIHQEGNELYKEGKVQEAAAKYYDAIACLKNLQMKEQPGSPDWIQLDQQITPLLLNYCQCKLLNEEYYEVLDHCSSILNKYEDNVKAYFKRAKAHAAVWNATEAQADFAKVLQLDPSLGPVVARELRSLETRLRQKEDEDKVRFKGIFSQ, encoded by the exons ATGGCGGACCAGGTCGCGCAGCTCCGGGCGGATGGCATCCAGAAGCGGTTGGTGCAGGAAGGCCGAGGGCCCCTACCAGATTACCAGGATGGTACCAAG GTGACCTTCCACTATCGCACACTGCTCTGCAGTCCAGACCAGCGAGTCTTGGATGACAGCCATACCCGAGGGAAGCCCATGGAGCTAATCATTGGCAAGAAATTCAAGCTGCCTGTTTGGGAGACTATCCTGCACaccatgagagagggagaggtggcTGAGTTCTTGTGTGACACAAAG caTGTGGTCTTGTACCCAATGGTGTCAAAGAGCTTGAGGAACATTGCAGCTGGGAAAGATCCTCTGGAGGGACAACGGCATTGCTGTGGCATTGCTCAGATGCATGAGCATCACTCCCTGGGTTACCCAGACCTTGATGAGCTACAGCAGAACCCCCAGCCCCTCATCTTTGCCATTGAGATGCTCAAG GTGGAAGTTCCTGGCACATACCGGCAAGATCCTTGGGCCATGTCAGATGACGAGAAAGTGAAGGCCGTGCCCCTGATCCACCAGGAAGGCAATGAGCTCTACAAGGAAGGCAAAGTGCAGGAGGCAGCTGCCAAGTACTACGATGCCATCGCTTGCCTCAAGAACCTGCAGATGAAG GAGCAGCCCGGATCCCCAGATTGGATCCAGCTGGACCAACAAATTACCCCTTTGCTGCTGAATTACTGCCAGTGTAAGCTGCTGAACGAGGAGTATTACGAGGTGCTGGATCACTGCTCCTCTATTCTCAACAAATATGAAG ATAACGTCAAAGCCTACTTCAAGCGAGCCAAGGCCCATGCTGCTGTTTGGAATGCAACCGAAGCGCAGGCTGACTTTGCCAAGGTCTTGCAGCTGGATCCGTCGTTGGGCCCTGTGGTCGCCCGGGAGCTGCGTAGCCTGGAGACCCGCTTACGTCAGAAAGAAGATGAGGACAAGGTCCGTTTCAAAGGCATATTCTCCCAGTAG